One segment of Cohaesibacter intestini DNA contains the following:
- a CDS encoding protein meaA, which yields MRQKDRPWLFRTYAGHSTAKDSNALYRTNLSKGQTGLSVAFDLPTQTGYDPDHALARGEVGKVGVPIAHIGDMRALFDQIPLEQMNTSMTINATAAWLLALYIAVADEQGADRAKLAGTTQNDLIKEYLSRGTYVFPPKPSLRLTTDIIGFTYREMPKFNPMNVCSYHLQEAGATPVQELAYALSTAIAVLDAVKESGVMSEADFPEAVGRISFFVNAGMRFVTEICKMRAFVDLWDEICLERYGVKEEKYRRFRYGVQVNSLGLTEQQPENNVYRILIEMLAVVLSKKARARAVQLPAWNEALGLPRSWDQQWSLRMQQIMAYETDLLEFGDLFDGSKEVDAKVEALKAEAREEMVRIQEMGGAISAIESSYMKQKLVESNAKRLEGIERGDQTLVGVNQFQQSEPSPLSSGDGGSILTVDPAVEQEAVEKIKAWREGRDNGAVEAALAALKDAAVSGTNIMEPSIACAKAGVTTGEWGQVLRSVFGEYRAPTGVGKAALATSEELAGVREKVDAVSETLGRRLKILVGKPGLDGHSNGAEQIAVRARDCGMEVVYQGIRLTPEQIVNTALEEGVHVVGLSILSGSHLALVDDVMDQMRASGLDDVPVVVGGIIPPADAAHLLEHGVAAVYTPKDFQLNEIMKNIAELVA from the coding sequence ATGCGGCAAAAGGACCGGCCCTGGCTGTTTCGGACCTATGCGGGCCATTCCACGGCCAAGGATTCCAATGCCCTTTATCGCACCAATCTGTCCAAGGGTCAGACCGGCCTGTCGGTGGCGTTCGATCTGCCAACCCAGACAGGGTATGACCCGGACCATGCGCTGGCGCGCGGCGAGGTGGGAAAAGTGGGGGTGCCAATTGCCCATATTGGTGACATGCGGGCCCTGTTCGATCAGATTCCGCTTGAGCAGATGAACACTTCGATGACCATCAATGCGACGGCGGCATGGCTGTTGGCGCTTTACATCGCGGTTGCTGATGAGCAGGGTGCGGATCGGGCCAAACTGGCTGGCACCACCCAGAATGATCTGATCAAGGAATATCTCTCGCGCGGCACCTATGTCTTTCCGCCCAAGCCATCCTTGCGGCTGACCACCGACATTATCGGCTTCACCTATCGCGAAATGCCGAAATTCAACCCGATGAATGTCTGCTCTTATCATTTGCAGGAAGCAGGCGCGACGCCTGTGCAGGAGTTGGCCTATGCCCTGTCGACGGCGATTGCCGTGCTGGATGCGGTCAAGGAAAGCGGCGTGATGAGCGAAGCTGACTTTCCGGAAGCGGTCGGGCGGATCTCCTTCTTTGTCAATGCGGGCATGCGGTTCGTGACCGAAATCTGCAAGATGCGGGCCTTTGTCGATCTGTGGGACGAGATTTGTCTTGAGCGGTATGGGGTCAAGGAAGAGAAATATCGTCGCTTCCGCTATGGGGTGCAGGTCAATTCCCTCGGCCTCACCGAGCAGCAGCCGGAGAACAATGTCTACCGCATCCTGATCGAGATGCTGGCGGTGGTTTTGTCGAAAAAGGCGCGGGCGCGGGCGGTGCAGTTGCCTGCCTGGAATGAGGCCCTTGGCTTGCCGCGTTCGTGGGATCAGCAATGGTCGCTGAGGATGCAGCAGATCATGGCGTATGAAACGGACTTGCTTGAATTTGGTGATCTGTTTGATGGCTCCAAGGAAGTCGATGCCAAGGTCGAAGCGCTGAAGGCAGAAGCGCGCGAGGAGATGGTTCGCATTCAGGAAATGGGCGGCGCGATCTCGGCGATTGAATCAAGCTATATGAAACAGAAGCTGGTGGAATCAAACGCCAAGCGGCTTGAAGGCATCGAGCGCGGCGATCAGACCCTTGTCGGGGTGAACCAGTTTCAGCAAAGCGAACCGTCGCCGCTATCTTCTGGCGATGGTGGTTCGATTCTGACCGTTGATCCTGCCGTTGAGCAGGAAGCGGTCGAGAAGATCAAGGCATGGCGCGAGGGCCGCGACAACGGGGCTGTTGAAGCGGCGCTGGCCGCGTTGAAGGATGCCGCTGTGAGCGGGACCAATATCATGGAGCCTTCCATCGCCTGCGCCAAGGCTGGGGTGACCACCGGTGAATGGGGTCAGGTCTTGCGCTCGGTCTTTGGCGAATATCGCGCCCCGACCGGGGTTGGCAAGGCGGCTTTGGCCACCAGCGAAGAACTGGCTGGCGTGCGCGAGAAAGTGGATGCAGTGTCCGAGACATTGGGGCGGCGCTTGAAAATTCTGGTCGGCAAGCCGGGCCTTGATGGCCATTCCAACGGAGCGGAGCAGATTGCCGTGCGGGCACGGGATTGCGGCATGGAGGTGGTCTATCAGGGCATTCGTCTGACACCGGAGCAGATCGTCAATACTGCACTCGAAGAAGGGGTGCATGTGGTGGGGCTGTCGATCCTGTCCGGTTCGCATCTGGCGCTGGTTGACGATGTGATGGACCAGATGCGGGCATCCGGGCTGGATGATGTGCCCGTGGTGGTTGGCGGTATTATTCCGCCCGCAGACGCGGCGCATCTCTTGGAGCATGGGGTTGCCGCTGTCTATACGCCGAAAGACTTCCAGCTGAATGAAATCATGAAGAATATTGCCGAACTGGTTGCCTAA
- a CDS encoding hybrid sensor histidine kinase/response regulator: MEYKNQENVDQTREVDSFHHDLRTQLSAIVSLSTLIRKSRNPANCTALLEALHLAANNAMAMMEDGAAMHEALPTASMQLVKLLKDFEQVASGLAEARGAHFRLVLDPALKSTAFASPDPTYFNRLFTLLLDNAIKYAPGSTITLSATIKEGNELALDFADDGPGFGVADPSLLFEPYQRGTSSEGVAGSGLGLWSVKTIVEMMHGKIWAAANKPTGAVFFVRLPLDVVATAPLPEDKDDSDTKATTEDGLGFAGLIVDDNATNQLIISELLKAMGCATSHASSGEEALTRLASEQATDLPDFMLLDIRMEGMDGWELAGRIRDNKAWDAMPLIAVSSDPTPAALAPFDGWMQRPIDPERLQSMLSDLVKS; encoded by the coding sequence ATGGAATACAAGAATCAAGAAAATGTTGACCAGACTCGTGAAGTCGACAGCTTTCACCATGACCTGCGCACCCAGTTGAGCGCCATTGTCTCCCTGAGCACATTGATCCGGAAATCCCGAAATCCGGCCAACTGCACCGCTTTGCTTGAGGCTTTGCATTTGGCCGCCAACAATGCCATGGCAATGATGGAAGACGGCGCTGCCATGCATGAAGCCCTGCCGACCGCCAGCATGCAGCTGGTCAAACTGCTTAAGGATTTTGAGCAAGTGGCATCAGGTCTTGCCGAGGCACGCGGTGCCCATTTCAGGCTGGTGCTTGATCCGGCACTCAAATCCACCGCCTTTGCCAGCCCCGATCCGACCTATTTCAACCGGCTTTTCACCCTGCTGCTCGACAATGCCATCAAATATGCCCCCGGCTCGACCATCACCCTGTCGGCCACCATCAAGGAAGGCAACGAATTGGCGCTGGATTTTGCCGATGATGGCCCGGGCTTTGGCGTTGCAGACCCAAGCCTGCTGTTCGAACCCTATCAGCGAGGAACCAGTTCCGAAGGGGTCGCCGGGTCAGGTCTTGGTCTGTGGAGCGTCAAGACGATTGTCGAAATGATGCATGGCAAGATCTGGGCGGCTGCCAACAAGCCCACGGGTGCCGTCTTCTTTGTCCGTCTGCCGCTTGATGTGGTCGCAACCGCTCCACTACCAGAGGATAAAGACGACAGCGACACCAAAGCGACAACAGAAGACGGCCTCGGTTTTGCCGGGCTAATTGTCGACGACAATGCCACCAATCAGCTGATCATCTCCGAATTGCTCAAAGCCATGGGCTGCGCCACCAGCCATGCCTCTTCCGGCGAAGAAGCGCTAACACGCTTGGCATCTGAACAGGCAACCGATCTGCCGGACTTCATGCTGCTAGACATCCGTATGGAAGGCATGGATGGTTGGGAACTGGCCGGGCGCATCCGCGACAACAAGGCATGGGATGCGATGCCTCTGATCGCGGTCTCCTCCGACCCGACCCCGGCAGCGTTGGCTCCCTTTGATGGCTGGATGCAGCGACCGATTGATCCTGAAAGGCTCCAATCGATGCTGAGCGATCTGGTCAAGAGCTAA
- a CDS encoding AEC family transporter, which produces MADILLIVFPIFALIGLGYGVVIIGLVPQDVGAALSKFVFTIPLPLLLFRNLATNDLAGQAPWPLWGAYFPCLFAVWILGMILLAVVFKREGKALAVAGISAGFSNLVLLGIPMITGVYGEEALFPLLMLLTVHLPAAMLVSSILVEWYDREEGKALNVGAALLNVAKGLAANPIVVGIVAGGLWSLTGFGIPQVASVVIDKIVPVTVPLALMSMGMGMRKYGLSGDILSGFLLALMKTMLLPALFLLITSTLIPLPTEWVAVILIGAACPTGVNAYLLAEHFGVGHRVAANTITLSVLLGLVTLPFWISVSHQILGQ; this is translated from the coding sequence ATGGCCGATATTCTCTTGATTGTTTTTCCCATCTTTGCGCTGATCGGTCTTGGTTATGGCGTGGTGATCATTGGCCTTGTGCCGCAGGATGTCGGGGCGGCCCTGTCGAAATTCGTTTTCACCATCCCACTGCCCTTGCTGTTGTTCCGAAATCTGGCGACCAATGATCTGGCCGGACAGGCGCCGTGGCCATTGTGGGGGGCTTATTTCCCCTGTCTGTTTGCGGTCTGGATTTTGGGGATGATTTTGCTGGCGGTGGTCTTCAAGCGCGAGGGCAAGGCACTGGCCGTGGCCGGGATTTCCGCTGGCTTCTCCAATCTGGTGCTGCTTGGCATTCCAATGATCACCGGGGTCTATGGCGAAGAGGCGCTGTTTCCCTTGCTGATGCTGCTGACGGTGCATTTGCCTGCTGCGATGCTGGTCAGTTCCATTCTGGTGGAATGGTATGATCGGGAAGAGGGAAAGGCGCTGAATGTCGGCGCTGCTCTGCTCAATGTGGCCAAGGGGCTTGCGGCCAATCCGATCGTCGTTGGCATCGTGGCCGGGGGGCTGTGGAGCCTCACCGGGTTTGGCATCCCACAGGTGGCTTCGGTGGTGATTGACAAGATCGTGCCCGTGACCGTGCCTCTGGCCTTGATGTCGATGGGCATGGGGATGCGCAAATACGGGCTGAGTGGCGACATCCTGTCGGGCTTCCTGCTGGCCTTGATGAAGACTATGCTGCTGCCCGCTCTGTTCCTGCTGATCACCAGCACACTGATTCCGTTGCCAACTGAATGGGTGGCTGTGATCCTGATTGGTGCGGCCTGTCCGACCGGGGTTAATGCCTATTTGCTGGCCGAGCATTTTGGTGTCGGGCACCGGGTGGCGGCCAACACCATCACCCTGTCGGTGCTTTTGGGGCTGGTGACCCTGCCTTTCTGGATTTCCGTCTCGCACCAGATTCTGGGTCAATAG
- the gluQRS gene encoding tRNA glutamyl-Q(34) synthetase GluQRS → MCPIFRFAPSPNGALHLGHALSALINFEAAQRRQGQFLLRIEDIDTIRCTPNQVNQMTDDLRWLGLDWPEPVVQQSSRFDVYAASIDQLKQRGLLYPSIASRKEIRQAIARSEEQTGHPHPRDPDGAPLFPRHLLKEKEHANGDCAWRLDMEKAMKLVASAPLNWQENGLRSPSYPQVSAIPAQPNAWGDVILARKDCPTSYHLSVVVDDAAQKISHVVRGQDLYHATGLHRLLQQLLALPAPLYHHHRLLTDIAGQKLSKSRGDLSLKTLRAQGATPADIRTMIEFSDDDLAAFLY, encoded by the coding sequence ATGTGCCCGATTTTCCGCTTTGCCCCCAGCCCCAATGGCGCTCTTCATCTGGGCCACGCCCTCTCGGCTCTGATCAATTTCGAAGCGGCACAACGCAGGCAGGGACAGTTTCTGCTCCGCATCGAGGACATCGACACCATCCGCTGCACCCCGAACCAGGTCAACCAGATGACCGATGACCTGCGATGGCTGGGCCTCGACTGGCCTGAACCGGTCGTGCAGCAATCCAGCCGTTTTGACGTCTATGCGGCAAGCATTGATCAATTGAAACAGCGAGGCCTGCTCTATCCTTCCATCGCCAGCCGCAAAGAGATCCGGCAGGCCATCGCCCGCTCAGAAGAACAAACAGGGCACCCCCATCCGCGTGATCCGGATGGAGCACCGCTGTTCCCCCGCCATTTGCTCAAGGAGAAAGAGCATGCGAATGGTGACTGTGCCTGGCGGCTCGATATGGAAAAGGCAATGAAATTGGTGGCGTCCGCCCCCCTCAACTGGCAGGAAAATGGCCTTCGCAGCCCATCCTATCCGCAAGTGTCCGCCATTCCTGCTCAGCCAAACGCATGGGGCGATGTGATATTGGCGCGCAAGGACTGCCCGACCAGCTATCATTTGTCGGTGGTGGTGGATGATGCCGCGCAAAAGATTTCCCATGTGGTGCGAGGGCAAGATCTCTATCACGCCACCGGCCTTCACCGGCTGTTGCAACAACTTCTCGCTCTACCCGCCCCACTCTATCATCACCATCGGTTGCTGACTGACATTGCAGGGCAAAAGCTCTCCAAATCCCGTGGGGATCTGAGCTTGAAGACGTTGCGCGCGCAAGGTGCGACACCCGCCGACATCCGCACCATGATTGAGTTTTCCGACGACGATCTGGCTGCGTTTCTCTATTGA
- a CDS encoding DNA-3-methyladenine glycosylase family protein, with protein sequence MERFKDQSDLDAALVRLGQLDRRCVPFIELCQPIPLRQRPGGLGGLLRILLGQQVSVASANAIWQRFEAAYPGMEAKALAEASEEDLRACSLSRPKIKAVTRIAQAFADGFDPDGLLEQGLSVVRTELLALHGVGPWTADIYLLFCLGGRDVMPSGDLALQVAAAHLVGADERLSAKQLEELAASAWQPERSAAAHLLWAIYRDLKAGRDGVI encoded by the coding sequence ATGGAACGCTTTAAGGATCAGTCAGATCTCGATGCGGCTTTGGTGCGGCTCGGTCAGTTGGACCGGCGCTGTGTGCCTTTCATCGAACTGTGCCAGCCGATCCCTTTGCGGCAACGGCCCGGAGGCCTTGGGGGGTTGTTGCGGATCCTGTTGGGGCAACAGGTCTCGGTTGCGTCGGCCAATGCCATTTGGCAGCGCTTTGAGGCGGCCTATCCGGGCATGGAGGCCAAAGCATTGGCCGAGGCGAGCGAAGAGGATTTGCGTGCCTGCTCTCTGTCACGACCGAAAATCAAGGCGGTGACAAGGATCGCCCAAGCCTTTGCAGATGGCTTTGATCCCGATGGGTTGCTGGAACAAGGCCTGTCTGTGGTGCGCACGGAATTGCTTGCGTTGCATGGGGTGGGACCATGGACAGCCGATATTTATCTGCTGTTCTGTCTTGGGGGGCGTGATGTGATGCCGTCCGGTGATCTGGCCTTGCAGGTGGCGGCTGCCCATCTGGTGGGGGCGGACGAGCGGCTCAGCGCCAAGCAATTGGAGGAATTGGCGGCAAGCGCGTGGCAGCCAGAGCGCAGCGCGGCTGCGCATTTGCTCTGGGCGATCTATCGCGACCTGAAAGCAGGGCGCGACGGAGTGATCTGA
- a CDS encoding disulfide bond formation protein B, protein MTLTTPLSDTQRMSALLLFLGSAFISLCSLGFEHIGGFQPCQLCYIQRHTHYAMVPLAAILVLAIRLKAPAPFVRLMLLALSGLMFYSAGVGVYQAGAEWEFWMGPSDCTNTVEITNNAANLLQQLQQTELISCSVAQMRILGLSFGGWNAVLSSILGAIGLVGAFGRDGIFGFVFRLLPFLKGWLDKLYGQA, encoded by the coding sequence ATGACATTGACGACCCCGCTTTCCGACACCCAACGCATGAGCGCCCTCCTGCTCTTTCTGGGATCTGCCTTCATTTCCCTTTGCTCCCTTGGCTTCGAACATATTGGCGGTTTCCAGCCGTGCCAATTGTGCTACATCCAGCGTCACACCCATTACGCCATGGTACCGCTCGCAGCCATTTTGGTGCTTGCGATCCGTCTAAAGGCCCCCGCACCTTTTGTCCGGCTGATGCTTTTGGCCTTGTCGGGCCTGATGTTCTACAGCGCGGGCGTGGGCGTCTATCAGGCCGGTGCCGAGTGGGAATTCTGGATGGGTCCCAGCGACTGCACAAACACCGTTGAAATCACCAACAATGCCGCCAATCTGCTGCAGCAACTTCAACAAACCGAACTGATCAGTTGCTCGGTCGCCCAGATGCGCATTCTCGGTCTTTCCTTTGGCGGCTGGAATGCCGTGCTGTCCAGCATTCTCGGCGCCATTGGCCTTGTCGGCGCATTTGGCCGGGATGGTATCTTCGGCTTTGTGTTCCGTCTGCTGCCCTTCCTCAAGGGCTGGCTCGACAAGCTCTATGGTCAGGCCTGA
- a CDS encoding YqaA family protein, with protein MLRKLYDWTMGLASGPRAPWALGSVSFIESSVFPIPPDALLIPMVIAKREKAWLYAAICTAASVLGGLLGYIIGAFLFDQLAQPILSFYGYADKFASFTERYNEWGVWIVLIAGLTPFPYKVITIASGATGLAMPVFLVASVIARGIRFFAVAALLYWLGPPIRDFIEKRLGLVFTVSLIVLIGGFVVAKYLVPH; from the coding sequence ATGCTGCGCAAATTGTATGATTGGACAATGGGTCTGGCATCAGGCCCCCGCGCCCCTTGGGCGCTCGGGTCGGTTTCCTTCATCGAAAGCTCGGTCTTCCCCATCCCGCCAGACGCGCTATTGATCCCGATGGTCATCGCCAAGCGCGAAAAAGCATGGCTCTACGCAGCCATTTGCACGGCGGCTTCCGTGCTGGGTGGGTTGCTGGGCTATATCATCGGTGCCTTTCTGTTTGACCAGCTGGCCCAGCCGATCCTTAGCTTCTATGGCTATGCGGACAAATTCGCGTCTTTCACAGAACGCTACAATGAATGGGGCGTCTGGATCGTGCTGATTGCCGGTCTTACCCCCTTTCCCTACAAGGTCATCACCATTGCGTCGGGCGCCACAGGGCTGGCCATGCCGGTCTTTCTGGTCGCTTCCGTCATCGCCCGGGGCATTCGCTTCTTTGCCGTCGCAGCGTTGCTCTATTGGCTCGGCCCTCCTATTCGCGACTTCATCGAGAAAAGGCTCGGTCTGGTTTTCACCGTGTCGCTGATCGTCTTGATCGGCGGTTTCGTTGTGGCGAAATATCTGGTTCCACACTGA